One Oscillatoria salina IIICB1 genomic region harbors:
- the fabI gene encoding enoyl-ACP reductase FabI — MLDLTGKKAFVTGIANDLSIAWGIAQQLHQAGAEIGVNYLPDEKGRFEKKVRELVEPLNPTVFVPCNVQDDAQVDAVFETIKEKWGKLDILVHCLAFASKEDLSGDFSSTSRAGFTTALEISTYSLTRLASAAKPLMSEGGSIVTLTYLGGVKVIPNYNVMGVAKSALEMSVRYLASELGSNNIRVNAISAGPIRTLASSAVGGIRKMIRHVEEVAPLRRTVTQTEVGNAAAFLCSDLASGITGQVLYVDAGYEIMGM; from the coding sequence ATGCTCGATTTAACTGGAAAAAAGGCTTTTGTCACCGGAATCGCTAACGATCTTTCTATTGCTTGGGGAATTGCTCAACAGCTACATCAAGCGGGAGCAGAAATCGGTGTAAATTACTTACCTGATGAAAAAGGACGTTTTGAGAAAAAAGTTCGCGAACTAGTCGAACCTCTCAATCCGACTGTGTTTGTACCTTGTAATGTCCAAGACGATGCCCAAGTTGATGCAGTGTTTGAGACAATTAAGGAAAAATGGGGCAAACTGGATATTCTCGTTCACTGTCTCGCTTTTGCGAGTAAAGAAGATTTATCTGGCGATTTTAGTTCTACATCCAGGGCTGGTTTTACTACCGCTTTGGAAATTAGCACCTATTCGCTGACAAGGTTAGCAAGTGCTGCAAAACCTTTAATGAGCGAGGGAGGAAGTATTGTTACTCTTACCTATCTTGGTGGAGTGAAGGTAATTCCTAACTACAATGTTATGGGTGTAGCTAAATCAGCCTTAGAAATGAGCGTCCGCTACCTTGCGTCGGAATTAGGATCGAATAATATTCGAGTTAATGCTATCTCCGCAGGACCGATTCGCACCCTCGCTTCTTCCGCAGTTGGTGGTATCCGGAAGATGATTCGTCATGTTGAAGAAGTTGCTCCTCTGCGACGCACTGTAACGCAAACAGAGGTAGGTAATGCAGCCGCATTTTTGTGCAGCGATCTTGCTAGTGGAATTACTGGTCAAGTTCTCTACGTTGACGCAGGTTACGAAATAATGGGTATGTAG
- the psbU gene encoding photosystem II complex extrinsic protein PsbU: MKKLVRILAILLVSVGCLAMLGQPKAIAVNLSSVTLQSSPVLAEVALINPADAKLATEYGKKVDLNNANVRFFRQFRGFYPTLAQKIVTNAPYQKVEDVLNIPGLSETQKERLQANLDNFTVTTPSSVYVEGGDRFNNGNY; this comes from the coding sequence ATGAAAAAATTGGTTCGCATTCTCGCTATACTCCTGGTAAGCGTAGGTTGCTTGGCGATGCTAGGACAACCAAAGGCGATCGCAGTCAATCTCAGCAGCGTTACCCTGCAATCATCTCCAGTTTTAGCTGAAGTAGCATTAATAAATCCTGCTGACGCCAAACTAGCTACTGAGTACGGAAAAAAAGTAGATTTAAACAACGCTAACGTGCGTTTTTTCCGTCAGTTTCGCGGTTTTTACCCCACTTTAGCCCAGAAAATTGTTACGAATGCGCCTTATCAAAAGGTAGAAGATGTTCTCAACATTCCTGGACTAAGCGAAACTCAGAAAGAAAGACTCCAAGCTAATTTGGATAACTTTACAGTTACCACACCTTCATCGGTTTATGTTGAAGGAGGCGACCGTTTTAACAACGGTAACTACTAA
- a CDS encoding Uma2 family endonuclease, with product MSETSFAEIDVKLPPTAAELPSEDNIPMETQRHKMQMDLLIDTTEIWLAQRSDGYASGNMFVYFSLEQIRNRDFRGPDFFAVLGVPKRERLSWVVWEEGKAPDVVIELLSESTARFDKNEKKLIYQNQLRVPEYYWFDPFNPDDWAGFYLQGGTYQPLRVNDQDRLVSRSLNLALVRWYGNYRGVETTWLRWATLEGELIPTLAEQERQQAEQERQQAEQARQQAEQERQRAEQERQRAEQVESQLGQIVRRMLSQGMSLTQVAELTGLAESQIEKLGS from the coding sequence ATGTCTGAGACTAGCTTCGCCGAAATCGATGTAAAATTACCTCCAACTGCGGCAGAACTTCCCTCTGAAGATAATATTCCCATGGAAACACAGCGCCACAAAATGCAAATGGACTTGCTGATCGATACCACAGAAATTTGGTTAGCGCAAAGGTCAGATGGTTACGCTAGTGGAAATATGTTCGTCTACTTCAGTCTGGAACAAATTCGCAACCGAGATTTTCGCGGTCCAGACTTCTTTGCTGTTTTGGGAGTACCGAAACGCGAACGTTTAAGTTGGGTGGTTTGGGAAGAAGGAAAAGCGCCAGATGTGGTGATTGAGTTACTTTCTGAAAGTACAGCGCGGTTTGACAAAAATGAAAAAAAGCTGATTTATCAAAATCAGTTGCGCGTACCGGAATATTATTGGTTTGACCCTTTTAATCCTGATGATTGGGCGGGTTTTTATCTCCAAGGTGGAACCTACCAACCTTTGCGAGTTAATGACCAAGATCGGTTGGTGAGTCGTTCTCTAAATTTAGCTTTGGTGCGTTGGTACGGGAATTATCGAGGTGTGGAGACGACTTGGTTACGCTGGGCTACTTTGGAGGGAGAATTAATCCCAACTTTAGCTGAACAAGAAAGACAGCAAGCTGAACAAGAAAGACAGCAAGCTGAACAAGCGAGACAGCAAGCTGAACAAGAAAGACAACGCGCCGAACAAGAAAGACAACGCGCCGAACAAGTAGAATCTCAGTTAGGACAAATTGTGCGGAGAATGTTGTCACAAGGAATGAGTTTAACGCAGGTAGCTGAGTTAACAGGTTTGGCTGAATCTCAGATAGAGAAACTGGGGAGTTAG
- the nadB gene encoding L-aspartate oxidase, translated as MSALEITSTSQPSIPTQFDVLVIGSGAAGLYAALCLPQHLQVGLITKDTLKTGASDWAQGGIAAAIAPNDSPQLHFQDTIKAGAGLGEVDAIEFLVEKAPAAIANLVNLGVAFDRRGKNLAMTLEAAHSRPRVLHAADTTGRAIVSTLTERVLQRENIQVITNAFALSLWIDEQSDRCLGVSLLYQSKVFWLRSPATILATGGGGQVFAQTTNPAVSTGDGVALAWRAGAVLRDLEFVQFHPTALTVPGAPHFLISEAVRGEGAHLVDESGSRFAFNYHPSGELAPRDVVSRAIFTHLQKTAPDPANARVYLDLRPIDPERIRHRFPNIIQVCQHWGIDVFQELIPVAPAAHYWMGGIATDKMNQTSIPGLYAIGETASTGVHGANRLASNSLLECIVYAAELSKLEVDLDFADKEFNLETQMSSFSDELENSLAKLGELISPLQKLVWQSAGICRSQKIMEEAIAQIVSWRQQLATHPASQLLLAQKPTQTIQFQSAQTEKNLRYYAETFNLLDIAYLILKSAAFRTESRGGHYRSDYPETSTAWQLHTLVKQEHWWISPPTQSNN; from the coding sequence TTGTCTGCCTTGGAAATTACTTCTACTTCCCAACCGTCTATTCCTACTCAGTTTGACGTACTAGTGATTGGTTCTGGTGCGGCGGGTTTGTATGCTGCACTTTGCTTGCCACAACATTTACAAGTAGGGTTGATAACTAAAGATACCTTAAAAACGGGTGCAAGTGATTGGGCGCAAGGAGGAATAGCTGCCGCGATCGCGCCGAATGATTCTCCTCAGCTACATTTCCAAGATACGATTAAAGCAGGTGCGGGTCTTGGTGAAGTCGATGCGATTGAGTTTTTGGTTGAAAAGGCTCCGGCGGCGATCGCCAATCTGGTAAATTTGGGAGTAGCTTTCGATCGCCGAGGTAAAAACTTGGCGATGACGTTAGAAGCGGCACATTCTCGCCCTCGCGTACTTCACGCGGCTGATACTACTGGGAGAGCGATCGTTAGTACGCTCACCGAACGAGTCTTACAACGAGAAAATATTCAAGTAATTACCAATGCCTTTGCTTTGAGTTTGTGGATTGACGAGCAAAGCGATCGCTGTCTTGGGGTGAGTTTATTATATCAAAGCAAAGTTTTCTGGCTGCGATCGCCTGCAACAATCCTCGCTACGGGTGGCGGCGGTCAAGTTTTTGCCCAAACTACTAATCCTGCGGTTAGTACAGGCGATGGTGTGGCGCTAGCTTGGCGGGCTGGCGCTGTTTTACGCGATTTAGAGTTCGTCCAATTTCATCCCACAGCTTTAACTGTACCAGGCGCGCCTCATTTTCTGATCAGTGAAGCAGTTAGGGGCGAAGGAGCGCATTTAGTTGATGAAAGTGGCTCTCGCTTTGCTTTTAATTATCACCCATCGGGAGAATTAGCTCCGCGAGATGTGGTGAGTAGAGCAATTTTTACTCATTTGCAAAAAACTGCCCCCGATCCCGCCAACGCTCGTGTATATTTAGACTTACGCCCAATCGATCCAGAACGAATTCGTCATCGCTTTCCGAATATTATTCAAGTTTGTCAGCATTGGGGAATAGATGTTTTTCAGGAGTTAATACCTGTTGCACCAGCCGCTCATTATTGGATGGGAGGAATTGCCACAGATAAAATGAATCAAACTTCGATTCCTGGATTATACGCGATCGGCGAAACTGCTAGCACTGGAGTTCATGGTGCAAATCGCTTAGCGAGTAATTCTTTGTTGGAATGTATCGTCTATGCGGCTGAGTTATCTAAGTTAGAAGTAGATTTAGATTTTGCTGACAAAGAGTTTAATCTTGAGACACAGATGAGTAGCTTTTCTGATGAGTTAGAAAACTCCTTAGCAAAGTTGGGCGAATTAATTTCCCCACTGCAAAAGTTAGTTTGGCAAAGTGCAGGAATTTGTCGATCGCAGAAAATCATGGAAGAGGCGATCGCCCAAATTGTTTCTTGGCGACAACAATTAGCTACCCACCCTGCTAGCCAACTTTTACTCGCTCAAAAACCTACCCAGACAATTCAATTTCAATCCGCACAAACCGAAAAAAACTTACGTTATTACGCAGAAACGTTTAACTTACTCGATATTGCTTATTTAATTCTCAAAAGTGCCGCTTTTCGCACCGAAAGTCGTGGGGGACATTATCGCAGCGATTATCCCGAAACCTCTACAGCTTGGCAACTTCAT
- the hisB gene encoding imidazoleglycerol-phosphate dehydratase HisB yields the protein MQTRDRAISETNPPLQQSRTASVRRTTGETDVRVTVNLDGQGECSANTGIPFLDHMLHQISSHGLLDLDVQATGDLEIDDHHTNEDVGITIGQAICQALGSRKGIHRFGHFIAPLDEALIQVALDFSGRPHLSYGLEIPTQRVGTYDTQLVREFFVAIANHSQMTLHIRQLDGINSHHIIEATFKAFARAMRMALEIDPRRAAKIPSSKGVL from the coding sequence ATGCAAACACGCGATCGCGCAATTTCTGAAACTAATCCACCATTACAACAGTCTCGCACTGCTTCGGTTCGACGCACTACAGGCGAAACTGATGTCCGAGTAACTGTTAATCTTGATGGTCAAGGTGAATGTTCGGCTAATACTGGTATTCCTTTCCTCGACCATATGCTTCACCAAATATCTTCTCATGGTTTGCTTGACCTTGATGTCCAAGCTACGGGAGATTTAGAAATTGATGACCATCATACTAATGAAGATGTTGGTATTACCATAGGTCAGGCAATTTGTCAAGCACTTGGTTCTCGTAAAGGAATTCACCGTTTCGGTCATTTTATCGCGCCTCTTGACGAAGCTTTAATTCAAGTTGCTTTGGACTTTTCGGGAAGACCACATTTGAGTTACGGTTTGGAGATACCCACCCAGCGCGTGGGGACTTATGACACTCAATTAGTCAGAGAATTTTTTGTGGCGATCGCCAACCACTCGCAAATGACTTTACACATCCGTCAATTAGATGGCATTAACTCTCATCATATCATCGAAGCTACCTTTAAAGCCTTCGCCAGAGCAATGCGAATGGCGCTAGAAATCGATCCCCGTCGCGCTGCGAAAATTCCTAGTTCCAAAGGCGTATTGTAA
- the ntcA gene encoding global nitrogen regulator NtcA produces MELAVTQEKSLASVFRQIGGESYPPVVESFERGKTIFFPGDPAERVYFLLKGAVKLSRVYEAGEEITVALLRENSVFGVLSLITGQRSDRFYHSVAFTPVELLSAPIEQVELALKNNPELSMLMLRGLSSRILQTEMMIETLAHRDMGSRLVSFLLILCRDFGVPTKDGIRIDLKLSHQAIAEAIGSTRVTVTRLLGDLRTENMISIHKKKITVHNPVALSQQFT; encoded by the coding sequence ATGGAACTCGCAGTGACCCAAGAGAAATCCCTAGCATCTGTATTCCGTCAAATCGGAGGAGAGTCTTATCCGCCCGTAGTGGAAAGCTTTGAGCGGGGGAAGACCATCTTTTTCCCTGGCGATCCGGCAGAAAGGGTGTATTTTTTACTCAAAGGAGCCGTAAAGTTATCAAGAGTATACGAGGCGGGAGAAGAAATTACGGTGGCGTTGTTGCGCGAAAACAGTGTCTTTGGCGTATTATCGCTGATTACGGGTCAGCGATCGGATCGCTTTTATCATTCGGTGGCGTTTACACCAGTGGAACTACTTTCGGCTCCGATCGAACAAGTAGAGCTAGCACTGAAAAACAATCCCGAACTGTCAATGTTAATGTTGCGGGGATTATCTTCGCGGATTTTGCAGACAGAAATGATGATCGAAACTTTAGCGCACCGAGATATGGGTTCGCGGTTGGTCAGTTTTCTGTTAATTCTCTGTCGCGATTTTGGTGTCCCGACTAAAGATGGAATTAGAATCGATCTCAAGCTTTCCCACCAAGCGATCGCTGAAGCAATTGGTTCTACTCGCGTGACTGTCACCCGTTTGTTAGGAGACTTACGGACAGAAAATATGATTTCGATTCACAAAAAGAAAATTACCGTCCACAATCCCGTTGCTCTCAGTCAACAGTTTACCTAG